The genomic stretch acgtagggaggtcacgtgttacatatataaaacgcacatttgcggaccattgtaaacaataaactgacacaaagacattaattagtatcagttgacatacaacaacatcggaacggtcctctttcaacacacttgtaaacactggggcggagtttcgtgttcgtcttctgtgacctcttgacgtcatgacgtattgcgtggggtcacgctggcgcatcacgaccagatctagacgagaagttgtgctttaaaagtgtatatctgttatttttattgtcaaaaatgacaatcgttttgctagataagacccttatgcctagtttgggattgtttatagtcctttgaaactctgttgaaaaaaactgttatgtgttgagttaagtgttaattgttggtgtctattaaagtccattaaaatgagaaaaatcctgcaatgttttcctcaaaaaacataatttcttctcgactgaacaaagaaagacatcaacattttggattacatggtggtgagtaaattatctggatttttcttttaagaaaattgactattcctttaacataacCATCAGGTTGGCTTGAGAGAAATAACATCTAACAATACTACTTCCACATGCGGCGTTCGCAGATTGAACGATGTATGACATTAAAGTATGGGAACGACTCAACATACAATATGACATTtatgatactttgatgtcactgCATGAAATCAAGCACCCCTATGGTTTCTTTGCCAGTAAAATGAAGGATAACATGAACATGAGACCATTGACGGGCGATGAAATAAGCAGGGGCGTAATAATGGTTTAAATTGTGAATTTCTCAGGATTGTTGGAGACATTTGGGATAATAAAAGTACACCAGTGAACAAAATATATGTTGCAAGTGGTTTCTGGATATTTTAATACATACATCTTTGCCTTTAATGGAAATGGGTGAAAGCTATGGCAATAAAAACagcttttgtgtattttgtaagGGTGTGTTTGAacactaatcctttaaaaacatAACTTATCAAATTTAATCATTTCTAAACATTTCTAAATCAGTGCCTCCCGTGTTTCCTTACTTCAGAGAGcaaaaaatgtcatataggGTCATCGTGTAACATTACTGACCTCTAGTGTCAAATAAATAACACTGACAGCCAGCCGTAGATCCACACCACTTGCTGCTTTCATGTCTTTTAACAGCATCTGCTCTGTGGACAGACCTGACAAACAGATGGACATAACATAGATTCATATCAAATGACCTGAGACTGATTTAACTTCGGTCTAAATAACTACTTGGAAACGTTTGTCAAACAAAAAGTAATTAACCCTGAAAATCAGCTCTGTATGTTTTGGTCTAGTTAAATGAAATTAACTAGTTTGCTACTTTTGGTACGGTTTGCAGATTACTGTTTATGAACTACACAACAAAGATCCTCTCACCTGATACGTCAAACTTGGCATTTTGTAAAGACTGGAATAATGCGCCCCTCGGAGGCAGCTCGGGAAAATGCTTTTCCAAAAAAATGGCGTACTGGCTGTCCTTAGGTGTAACTTTACCTGCCTCGGGTGCCATGTTAACGCAGTCTAGGATAATGGTACCTTTGACAGAAAGCAAAAATGCAACGTTAACAAGATGTTTATCTGTCTGCTGACATTGACTCAAATCAATATCATGTTGCATCGAAACAACAGGGcagcataaaaaaaataaagagtttggttccaaaacgcagtAAATCCATTTTGGctaatttcagtaaaaatatgttttttttataccaagaaagtgacaagatgaagaccactattttctgttacaaactttcacatagcatctttaggttataataacataaaaaattcaaatccatgaTAAATGaaaagccgataaatgaaagccgataaatgatggattattttggtttgttgaaccacttcacttgctcattgctggccatgtgcagttttgattggtgctttctgtgacatagcacgaagatgacacgtgttgtgggcttaagaagagtatgctagtctagcgcaaagacatgATGTCCGCGGTCTTGGAGTTTTtgattgtgaaaataatatgaatatttatcgccctatatatatcggttatcggcccccaaatataaagagttatcggccaaaatttccatatcggtgcatccctaattataaaaactgattttttttcaaaatgctataaatctattgaatcaataatATAGAAATGTGCACTCatatttgccatgttatatttatttagttgactagtggtatatactgataaaaaataaacattaatggcattaatcaaaacacttactttgtcatattaagatcactgtcattattgctgctgtcatccttgggacatcGTCACcaaacttttttgacagtgatcagctgtaaaatgttttagtcctgctcgattttcgttgactttcagtaaaataatgaaaagtttttttataagatccctggggtcaatgtgttagcatgacaaaagcttgatgctgtcgtgtgagaacaagcagcAGCCGTCAATTTTCCGTTGCCCGAGTGGCTttcgtttcttccccgccacagaaaaccaccacaggtttatcagtgccatcaaaagtattattttgtttttgtttgtttgttaatcacgaagtagatgaggaaaactaggattctgtgtgtattcaaagtgtCACCCCGTTTAtgtttacaatgtgttgaatggtgtgctgtgatttgttgagcggtttattgcattctgcagacaaGGAGGACTGACGTTTATTACGTATTGGgaaaaaaaaggagaaaagatgatAGAATAACATGCCGGATTTGgataaattaagaatttactttttaatactgacctgatacaatactgatttttggggtaactaattttttttaaatagcgtttattgcgttttggaaccaaactcttcaaatacattCAATGTGGATTTTCTCCACTAGCTAAATGTCACTAAAAACCATGCTGGGACCATCTGATGCTTAACAGTTTCTGACAGATTTAATAGCAGTCCTGCTAAGAGCTTTGACATTCTTGTCCATGTTTAACCACGTCACCATGGCACTCACCATATAAAAGCTGAGCCACTTGTTGGTCGAGCACATCAGGTGCTTTTTGGGTGATGCGCTCCGTCACCAGCGTGGCACAGGAGCCTACGGTCTCCACGGTGACAGGGCACGAGGAAGATGAGGGTCTCTGTAGAAGGTGATGGTCAATTACTTCAACAACAGCTTCTTCCAACTCACTATCCGAACTGTAGAAATAAAGACTTGTattaatacttttaataatttgttatGGATCACAAGGGCCGGTTTCCCCGACAGGTCTTATCCTAGTCTCCAGAatgaaatgcatgtttgagctgccttaatataaaaacaccttgtactgacatatatTTGCATATATCATGCTGCATAAGCCCTGataagtgaagccaaaacgtctggatcgccccccagtgactggtcgtAGTATAGaacataaaccccgcctcccccatcATGTTATTCAATgtgacttgagaccaactaaacaatttcaacacttcaaatatctttttttccgaaactggtttctgtcatttactgtagtttttaatcacgctgatgtaaattcaagtgtttgtttttaaaataagtttgttttttagtGATGTGacatcatgattgacagctgtgatatgcacattctgcgagggcggggccttgatttcgcatatgtacttcctgctcactactgcgcaggattggtcccgaaatcgctactgcgcagactcaagacccaagatgtcagcgccttatcgggacactggcggtttcacttttcaccaatggaagagagtgAACGGGCGTCAtctatctttttttacagtctatgatcagtgccattgtttagtctcaagatgcacaccagtatttttttttgtaaggtttgtccGTAAAAACTACTTAATATAATTATTAAGTTTAGGAAACTACTTTCCAAATATAagtaaggcctagtcctggattaatctaaaccaaAAACTGCCCTAAGATGTTATAACCAGTGCCagctggtgactgctcttccgaggggtgcAAACTTAAAAATATGTGGTCGGGTGTCGTGTGTttctcgtgttttcaaaatatgtgtttgttgtgtcatgtgaaccatatgcatcacgtgttttgtcaaaataagtgcctgctgcatacgcgtcaaaaccgtttatgaaaagagacgctcacgttcacaaaatacacgcaaaacactcccttaacagtaaactctgattacgcacgagattatgcgagtatctggcaaacgcgagcgtctcttttataataaaccccttaggcacgtattttgacaaaacacgtgatgcacacaggttcactcgacgtgcagagcaaatattttgaaatgacgaaccacacacatgacgggttacatacatgttgtttcgaacttcgcatcgtgcgccctcgaaaaaagaagtcactggccaccACTGGttataacaatataatattGTCTGAATAAAGTGTCTTATATAGATGAAAATACTTTGTTACTGATGtagagtaacagtgttgacaggACAGTATGTAATATAACTGGAAGTCATACACAGAGACTCTCTTtctcacgcacacacacaacacgcaaacacacaaatgattaaaccaaaagCAAGTTTGTCTTGTCTGAACTTTGAACTTGTTTGAACGTGTCTCATGTTAAAGTGTTTTTCCTTGTGAAAGGTCTGCATTTCTTATAATCAAatctaataaaataaatcaaatcaacattttgtgtacatatattGGCAAGCATTAAGCGGGATAAGGTTATCCCCTACAAAATGCGTAACTTATTTGTGTTGACAGAAAACAGTTCCTACAAAACATAACTCTGACCTGGGCAAAACGTTATGGTCAACCAGTGTCAGTGTCAGCTGTTTGGCCTTGTGAAGACTGTGAAGGTCCACCTCGTCCCTGAAGACCAGATAGTCCTGAGACAGACCGGTCTCTCTCAGCAGGAAGATGCTGTCTGAACGCAATGGAAACTCGCGTCGTGGGATATTGAGTACAGGCACTGGTAGCCTCTTAGAGTTCAGAGTCTATGACGGGTAAACAATACTGATGAGCAAATCAATAATCCTCCATCTTCAATGCACaatcatttatgaagagagcaATTTGGAAATGACCTCAAATGTTTATCAACATGACAGATCTGACACTTTCAAAGAACACAAATTTGTGGTCAttacacacaaataaaatacacatatTTGTTTACATATCACACAAAACACGGTTAGTAAACAAGACCCAGTGAGTGTACTAGGTTGGTCAAAGCATACCTTTGAAAGAAAGTAGGCGAAGGTCAGGGCTGATACCATCGAGTCCATATCACAAGCCTCATTCCCCATTACGACATGAAGCCCTGGGTTGTTATTACAACAACCCTGAAAACAAAGAAGAACAAAGTCATGCTGCTGGACAACAATATAGGGCAACAATGTATACAGGTACGCTAAGTATCTATtaaagcaatataaaaagcctaTTCTTGGTACAGAATCTGATCATTAAAGCTGGAACCGGATACAGCATTTGTCCTTGAGAAAGCACTTTAACCCCAAGATATAGTCCATGATGTAATTGCATTTGAAGGCTAAACAAGGACAGTACAGGTGGTGTAGCTCATTGGGAGATGCATTAACACCGCAAATTGTGGGTTCAATCACATACTGATAAATGTATACCttttaatgcactgcaagtcactttggataaaagctttaAATAAATGTCCATTTAAATTTGAGAATAGCTTCCCTACAATAAATAAGTGAGAAGAAACGTATACGTATACTGTAGAAGAAGTCTTCATATCCAGAGAAAGGTTTATCTGACAAACAATGTTGAACACTTATGGTCACCCAGTAACTCGATATCACTAAGAGCCAGTGGGAGGTGGGGTGCAACGTGCCAGAGATAAAACACATTCAGTAGCTTACAAACAGATTCAGGATAGCAGACATTTATTCTCTGTAGCGTTCGAAAAGATGTGCTGATAACAGGAATTATCAGTGATAACAGTGAAACTAATTTTGCTGTTGCTTGATATCAGTCCTTGAATACACAGATCATCCAAGAATAGTAGtacatttacatgcatttgGTAGAAGCTTTTATACAAAACAACTTAAAGTGCATttaatctatacattttttaaacagtagGAACTTCTAGAAAATGGttcaaaagttgtcactgggacggtacccttttTAAAGGTCCTCATATCTagcatttaggtacaaatacgTACCTGTGAGATACTAATATCCACTCTTTAGGTATAAATACGTACTTCTTGGAAGGGTACCACCCCAACGACAGCTTTTAGGGGTCGACCGATTATCAGCGctgatattaactctttcccggtcattaacgagttatctcgtcaattaagagaaaacgcttccctgccaatgtgCGTTCATACCACCACCGGCAAGAGCGTCAAAGTtaccggaagtcattcattttcggATGTCATTCATTCCGCGAGTAGCGGCACATCTTGGACGGTGTAATCTTCGAGGAAAGTTTAAAAATTAgatcaactttatggtaattaGCTATGATGATGTGGtttggcggcaaccaatcggaaggcgaaAACCTCCACTTGAGAagattccagagaatgcattcgagtGTCAGAGCGTCCACTAAATTTTTTTTCTATAGCATCGTTGGCAAGGCAGCCAGAGCATTTTTTGACGCTTTTGCCGGCGACGGTGTGAACGTACAGTGATGCTTCTCTGACGTGTTTTTACGGCAATCTGTATTTCagctatttttttgtttgtttgaaagcagagagtctgttcttttatttgacacattgtatgttcatatatttttaGTAGAAATTTTTCTGcaaaggcattcaacttttgtgaaaatcataagaGATGCTGGCGCCGActgacttttttaaaaacgATGGCGGGggaaaagtaaaagtttttatggttatcagcagtgttggggaaagttactttcaaaaataatgcataacaatattaaaggaacagtatgtaggattgtggccaaaactggtattgcaatcacaaaacgtttggctaaaactggtactgcaatcacacaactggtggccaacacacaaaatgacaacataaacatcagttgagggctgcaactccactttttaaatgacaatatcctggccagaccactgttgtcagtgatataagtatttgaaatgaaaatgatttcttaatgtctagtgacatatcagggccattttatgattaattgatatacatttcttacatactgttcctttaagttactcccaaaaaaagtaacgaACTAATTGCgctacttagttacttttcatggaaagttatgcttacgttacttttttgttacttttgtgttactttttcttagctgaggcttgatctctttcaggcctcgcaggtgttttttatgactaaaaagttctgcattcagaaattgcatattttatcacaaaaatgtcgagctctggcctgccatctcagtttctgactcaaactgttcccacacaggcatgTCACATAAAGTGCATAATgttacgtttagtttaattcagtacataattt from Misgurnus anguillicaudatus chromosome 10, ASM2758022v2, whole genome shotgun sequence encodes the following:
- the prune gene encoding exopolyphosphatase PRUNE1 isoform X2; its protein translation is MEAYLRSCREALKGCCNNNPGLHVVMGNEACDMDSMVSALTFAYFLSKTLNSKRLPVPVLNIPRREFPLRSDSIFLLRETGLSQDYLVFRDEVDLHSLHKAKQLTLTLVDHNVLPSSDSELEEAVVEVIDHHLLQRPSSSSCPVTVETVGSCATLVTERITQKAPDVLDQQVAQLLYGTIILDCVNMAPEAGKVTPKDSQYAIFLEKHFPELPPRGALFQSLQNAKFDVSGLSTEQMLLKDMKAASGVDLRLAVSVIYLTLEDFLQRRGLQQDLCEFCHKHNYNLVVAMTISFIDNKEPFRQLAIYSSSTVYREEISKALEKAKNPSLDLRPMSSPYLDIKTYIQGNTVASRKKLLPIITDFLKEWDKKVSQSRNIDVLDLDDDSNQDQSDSLQCAEDAGIEDDTPFPPTPMNSLVEGCPLDNGLPKINPDILVEKVCKMASMEDESPEGQ